In one window of Desulfatiglans anilini DSM 4660 DNA:
- a CDS encoding FAD-dependent oxidoreductase: MVREAHVFREKQGIDLRTGHRVERIDPAKRRVAGVRSDGGRFEVDYDKLLLATGASPIVPDLPGFDLPGVMVLKTLDDGRKLKRFLGGQHVERALIVGMGYIALEICETLRTLGIDTAMVKPRPAFLPWAHRKLAERVQREVEENGVRLILGQEVLRIEAEGGALRAHCTEEVVDVDLVLVAIGVKPCSELAAEAGLELGPGEAIAVDRSMRTSAPDIYAAGDCADAYHVVTGEKTWIPLALRANRAGWAVADHISGQRVSLDGVAGTSVFKVFDMQVARTGLTAREASKAGFDPVEVAIEASSRAHSHPGASALLVQMVGDRASGRLLGAQIVGREGAAHRINGPAVALHQQMTVAAYSQCDLAYAPPFGPTWDPTLVSANQLLKKLEDG, translated from the coding sequence GTGGTGCGGGAGGCCCACGTCTTCCGGGAGAAGCAAGGGATCGATCTGCGGACCGGGCATCGGGTGGAACGTATCGACCCGGCAAAGAGGCGGGTGGCAGGCGTACGATCGGACGGCGGCCGGTTTGAAGTCGACTACGACAAGCTCCTGCTGGCGACCGGCGCATCACCGATCGTCCCCGACCTGCCGGGGTTCGATCTGCCCGGCGTCATGGTGCTCAAGACTCTGGATGACGGGCGCAAGCTCAAGCGCTTCTTGGGGGGACAGCATGTTGAAAGGGCGTTGATCGTCGGCATGGGATACATCGCCCTCGAGATATGCGAGACCCTGCGGACCCTGGGGATCGACACCGCCATGGTGAAGCCGCGGCCGGCCTTCCTGCCCTGGGCGCATCGCAAACTGGCGGAGCGGGTTCAGAGGGAGGTGGAAGAAAACGGAGTGCGCCTCATTCTGGGGCAGGAGGTCCTCCGCATCGAGGCAGAAGGCGGGGCGCTGCGGGCCCACTGCACAGAGGAGGTCGTCGACGTCGATCTCGTGCTGGTGGCCATCGGCGTGAAGCCCTGCAGCGAGCTTGCAGCCGAGGCCGGGCTGGAACTCGGCCCGGGGGAGGCCATCGCCGTCGACCGCAGCATGCGGACGTCCGCCCCGGACATCTATGCCGCCGGAGACTGCGCGGACGCCTACCATGTGGTCACCGGGGAAAAGACCTGGATCCCCCTGGCGCTCCGGGCCAACCGGGCGGGATGGGCTGTCGCCGACCATATCAGCGGGCAGAGGGTCTCCCTCGACGGGGTTGCCGGCACCTCCGTCTTCAAGGTGTTCGATATGCAGGTGGCGCGGACGGGTCTTACGGCCAGGGAGGCTTCCAAGGCGGGTTTCGATCCGGTCGAGGTGGCGATCGAGGCCTCTTCGCGGGCGCACAGCCATCCCGGTGCGTCCGCGCTGTTGGTTCAAATGGTGGGGGACCGCGCGTCCGGGCGGCTGCTCGGCGCTCAGATCGTAGGGCGTGAAGGGGCCGCGCATCGCATCAACGGGCCGGCGGTCGCGCTGCATCAGCAAATGACCGTGGCGGCCTACAGCCAGTGCGACCTGGCCTATGCGCCCCCGTTCGGTCCGACCTGGGACCCGACGCTCGTGTCGGCCAATCAGCTCCTCAAAAAACTCGAGGACGGTTGA
- a CDS encoding NAD(P)-binding protein: MRFVVIGGDAAGMSAASRAKRQVPDLEVIVLEQTSDVSFSA; encoded by the coding sequence ATGAGATTCGTGGTCATTGGCGGGGATGCGGCCGGCATGAGCGCCGCAAGCCGGGCCAAGCGGCAGGTCCCCGATCTAGAGGTGATCGTGCTCGAGCAGACGTCGGACGTGTCCTTTTCGGCCTGA
- a CDS encoding DsrE family protein: MMEKGVGEGRKDRVLITLACGTNNPNRSVRALHLAQVAHKMGRQVAVFLMDEAVYIARKGIMDNLRAPTGDIADDIVAYLQDFDVPIYACAPCAQSRQIKEEDLLEGISMAPATRLFELAEGATVISL, translated from the coding sequence ATGATGGAAAAGGGAGTTGGCGAAGGCAGGAAGGATCGGGTGCTGATCACGTTGGCGTGCGGTACCAACAACCCCAATCGCTCGGTGCGGGCGCTCCACCTCGCGCAGGTCGCCCACAAAATGGGAAGGCAGGTCGCGGTGTTTCTCATGGACGAGGCCGTTTATATCGCGCGAAAAGGCATTATGGACAATCTGCGGGCGCCGACAGGGGATATAGCCGACGATATCGTGGCGTATCTGCAGGACTTCGATGTGCCCATCTATGCCTGCGCGCCCTGCGCCCAATCCAGGCAGATCAAAGAGGAAGATCTGCTCGAAGGGATCAGCATGGCTCCGGCCACGCGCCTTTTCGAATTGGCCGAGGGAGCGACGGTCATTTCGCTCTGA
- a CDS encoding ATP-binding protein, with translation MKCPECQFENADDARLCTRCGKALPRRCERCGAEVPGEFAYCGRCGAPLGSPASNSRNADRQTSGYTPPFLMEKILRGHYLKEGERKRVSVLFADIANFTGISEQLDPEDVHQIMDGCFEILGKAIHGAGGTINQYTGDGVMALFGAPVAYEDHSRQACRAALAVQRALEPYGRRLEDRHGIVFRMRIGIHTGLVVVAAIGDYLRLDYTALGDTTNLAARLQSLAPPGGILVSERVWESVQPYFRFLDRGFLDVKGKSESVRAFQLLGESEEPEGVSSDMEETPFLDRKKEMELLDASFVEACKGGPRLMLVTGEAGVGKSRLLNVYCRAKETEGVLVLRGGCRPYGETAAFHSLMAAFRGYFRLSGQESEGELERLLDERVSDEAVRRRLRDVVARFWTIQRVEGESETALAGRKRILFREIQAVLVAAAARRPLILFIDNMQWVDGTTREFLTFLAQSREHSPILVICAGRSAPVPWMTMLVRHSIHLAPLSDRDAKDLLVSVLKTRLLEERLTRDLVSKAGGNPLFVVEMGRTLLRRHLMVCGPDRCVLKLPVDAIDIPDNIHGVLAARLDALSGGLKWTVQAASVIGHDFSRGMLKAVGQEGADLDDRLAALEKEGIVERLNRLGDSEDAAFRFIHPMMWEVAYHTLLRRERVHLHRLAGEALENVPAQDPAGRIGKMAYHFYYAGVWDKALTYTLKAGRQARYAYACHEALASLERSLDILRRARFETPPVKTAEIFHWKGRMHYCVGQMEEAHGAFERMRNEAQRTGDRFLETTALFRLGWISFYLHRPRSAEKFLLATIEAGRKGGWPLLVLKARSFLGFVYAVLGRLEKARPLLLKAREDSDREQDLEARAWAAAHLVQYYNWTGDYQAALELNESLAAFNEKIKSPYFRILSLFRSGLIHGALGNLDKSRSSLLSGLKSLEEGDGRFWRPRFMNTLGWVHAEGGELKEALDLNTEAWKDALVTGDPETIYNARINMGENLLQMGDLGAAREILDEVWSELRKPGISYTRWRYKTRLLIGLGELYGRLGEQKEAAGHVAQALRMAKKTGARRHQARALLVRGTLLCGSRRKAAAKSLREALELASKMGAVLLEERIREAMAEKCPAG, from the coding sequence ATGAAGTGCCCGGAGTGTCAATTTGAAAATGCCGACGACGCGCGGCTCTGCACCCGCTGTGGAAAGGCGCTTCCGCGCCGCTGCGAGCGATGCGGGGCCGAAGTGCCGGGGGAATTCGCCTACTGCGGAAGGTGCGGGGCGCCGCTGGGCTCGCCTGCATCGAACAGCCGCAATGCAGACCGGCAGACGTCCGGCTATACCCCTCCCTTTCTTATGGAAAAGATCCTCAGGGGACACTATCTGAAGGAGGGGGAGAGAAAGCGCGTCTCCGTCCTTTTCGCTGACATAGCGAATTTTACCGGGATTTCGGAACAGCTCGATCCTGAGGATGTCCACCAGATTATGGATGGGTGCTTCGAGATCCTGGGAAAGGCCATCCATGGGGCGGGGGGCACCATCAATCAGTATACGGGCGACGGCGTCATGGCCCTGTTCGGCGCGCCGGTCGCCTATGAGGATCACAGCCGGCAGGCTTGCCGCGCGGCGCTGGCGGTCCAGCGCGCCCTGGAGCCCTACGGGCGGCGGCTCGAAGATCGCCACGGGATCGTCTTCAGAATGCGCATCGGCATTCACACCGGACTGGTGGTGGTGGCGGCCATCGGGGACTATCTCAGGCTGGACTACACCGCTCTGGGAGACACGACGAACCTGGCCGCAAGGCTGCAGTCGCTCGCGCCGCCCGGGGGGATCCTCGTTTCGGAGCGGGTTTGGGAGAGTGTTCAGCCTTATTTCCGATTCCTGGACAGGGGGTTCCTGGACGTCAAAGGCAAGTCCGAAAGCGTGCGTGCCTTCCAACTCCTGGGCGAATCGGAGGAGCCGGAGGGCGTTTCATCGGATATGGAGGAGACCCCTTTTCTCGATCGCAAGAAAGAGATGGAACTTCTGGATGCGTCTTTTGTCGAGGCGTGCAAGGGCGGGCCGCGTTTGATGCTCGTGACCGGCGAAGCCGGCGTCGGCAAGTCGCGTCTTCTGAATGTTTATTGCCGTGCTAAGGAGACGGAAGGCGTATTGGTTTTAAGGGGCGGGTGCCGGCCGTATGGGGAGACGGCTGCCTTTCACTCTTTGATGGCGGCTTTCAGAGGCTATTTCAGGCTTTCCGGGCAGGAGTCCGAGGGGGAACTGGAGAGACTGCTGGATGAACGGGTGAGCGATGAAGCCGTGAGGCGGCGGCTGCGCGATGTTGTGGCGCGCTTCTGGACGATTCAACGGGTGGAGGGGGAGTCGGAGACCGCTCTGGCTGGAAGGAAACGGATCCTTTTCAGGGAGATACAGGCTGTGCTCGTGGCCGCTGCAGCCCGCAGACCGCTGATCCTTTTCATCGACAACATGCAGTGGGTCGACGGCACCACGCGCGAGTTTCTGACCTTTCTTGCACAGTCCAGGGAACACTCGCCGATCCTGGTGATCTGTGCCGGGCGTTCCGCCCCCGTTCCCTGGATGACGATGCTGGTCAGACACTCGATCCATCTCGCGCCGCTTTCCGACCGCGATGCGAAGGATCTGCTGGTTTCGGTCCTCAAGACCCGTCTTCTGGAGGAGCGGCTTACCAGGGACCTGGTTTCCAAGGCAGGTGGAAACCCTTTGTTCGTGGTCGAAATGGGCCGTACTCTGCTGCGGCGGCACCTGATGGTCTGCGGGCCCGACCGCTGTGTCCTGAAGCTGCCGGTCGATGCGATCGATATTCCGGACAACATCCACGGCGTCCTGGCAGCTCGACTGGATGCCCTCTCGGGTGGGCTGAAGTGGACGGTCCAGGCGGCCTCCGTGATCGGGCATGATTTTTCGCGCGGCATGCTCAAGGCGGTTGGGCAGGAAGGAGCCGACCTCGACGATCGCCTCGCGGCGCTCGAAAAAGAGGGCATCGTCGAAAGGTTGAACAGGCTGGGAGATTCCGAAGATGCCGCCTTCCGCTTCATTCATCCGATGATGTGGGAGGTGGCCTACCACACCCTTCTGCGTCGGGAGCGCGTCCATCTGCACCGGCTGGCGGGGGAAGCCCTGGAGAACGTGCCTGCACAGGACCCTGCCGGCCGGATAGGGAAGATGGCCTACCACTTCTATTACGCCGGTGTCTGGGACAAAGCGCTCACTTACACGCTCAAGGCCGGAAGGCAGGCGCGCTATGCTTACGCCTGCCATGAAGCGCTCGCCTCGCTCGAACGCTCCCTCGACATCCTGAGGCGGGCCCGCTTCGAAACCCCGCCGGTCAAGACCGCCGAGATCTTCCATTGGAAAGGCCGGATGCATTATTGCGTAGGGCAGATGGAAGAGGCTCACGGCGCCTTCGAGAGGATGCGTAATGAAGCTCAGCGGACCGGCGACCGCTTCCTGGAGACGACAGCCCTTTTCCGGCTGGGCTGGATTTCCTTTTATCTCCACCGTCCACGTTCGGCCGAGAAGTTTCTGCTCGCGACCATCGAGGCGGGCCGGAAGGGCGGATGGCCCCTCCTGGTTCTGAAGGCTCGAAGTTTCCTGGGGTTTGTCTATGCGGTGCTGGGCAGACTCGAAAAGGCGCGTCCGCTGTTGCTGAAGGCGCGCGAAGACAGTGATCGGGAACAGGATTTAGAGGCGCGGGCGTGGGCGGCGGCCCACCTCGTGCAGTATTACAACTGGACCGGCGACTATCAGGCGGCGCTTGAACTGAACGAATCCCTGGCAGCCTTCAACGAAAAGATCAAGAGCCCCTATTTCAGAATCCTGTCTCTTTTCCGGAGCGGATTGATCCACGGGGCCCTGGGGAATCTGGACAAGAGCAGGAGTTCTCTGCTTTCGGGGTTGAAAAGCCTGGAGGAGGGCGACGGCCGCTTCTGGAGGCCGCGATTCATGAACACCCTCGGCTGGGTCCATGCAGAGGGGGGTGAGCTGAAAGAGGCCTTGGATCTGAACACCGAGGCCTGGAAGGATGCTCTGGTGACAGGCGATCCCGAGACGATTTACAACGCCCGGATCAACATGGGGGAGAACCTGCTGCAGATGGGCGATCTCGGCGCTGCCCGGGAGATCCTCGACGAGGTCTGGAGCGAACTGCGCAAGCCGGGTATCTCTTATACGCGCTGGCGCTACAAGACGCGGCTCCTGATCGGGCTCGGCGAGCTTTACGGAAGGCTTGGTGAACAGAAGGAGGCTGCCGGGCATGTCGCTCAGGCGCTCCGGATGGCCAAAAAAACCGGGGCGCGGCGCCACCAGGCCCGGGCGCTTCTGGTGAGGGGGACGCTGCTTTGCGGATCGCGCCGTAAGGCCGCTGCGAAATCGCTTCGAGAGGCCCTGGAACTGGCGTCGAAAATGGGCGCGGTCTTGCTCGAAGAGCGGATTCGGGAGGCCATGGCCGAAAAGTGTCCCGCCGGTTAG
- the proC gene encoding pyrroline-5-carboxylate reductase: MLQDLTLGFIGTGNMARALIKGLTGARILPPERICVFDKAAGCLDAAAEAFAVQRCAGNREVVQRSDLFVLAVKPQNIRDVLTEIQPVVREGQLVVSIAAGIPLRLIQTLLARDLPIVRVMPNTPALVQAGISAIAGNPRAGQNHLDLVERIFQAVGQTVIVTEDLMDAVTALSGSGPGYVFRLMEAMVAGGRAAGLSEETALALVVQTFAGAAQLAASSREPLARLREMVTSPGGTTAAGLNVLNEHGVEAIIVEAIQAACSRSRELGKA, translated from the coding sequence ATGCTTCAAGATCTGACGCTCGGTTTCATCGGCACCGGAAACATGGCCCGTGCACTGATCAAGGGCCTGACCGGGGCCCGCATCCTTCCGCCGGAAAGGATCTGCGTCTTCGACAAGGCGGCCGGCTGCCTCGACGCGGCGGCTGAAGCCTTTGCGGTCCAGCGGTGCGCCGGCAACCGGGAGGTCGTCCAGAGAAGCGACCTTTTCGTGCTCGCCGTCAAGCCTCAGAACATCCGTGACGTGCTCACCGAGATCCAGCCGGTGGTCAGGGAGGGGCAACTGGTCGTCTCCATCGCAGCCGGCATTCCGCTGCGCCTCATCCAGACCCTGCTCGCCAGAGACCTTCCAATCGTCCGCGTCATGCCCAACACGCCCGCCCTGGTCCAGGCCGGCATCAGCGCCATCGCAGGCAATCCCCGGGCCGGGCAAAACCATCTGGACCTGGTGGAGCGGATCTTCCAGGCCGTTGGACAAACCGTCATCGTGACCGAGGACCTGATGGACGCCGTCACGGCCCTTTCAGGCAGCGGGCCCGGCTACGTGTTCCGTTTGATGGAGGCCATGGTGGCGGGCGGACGCGCCGCCGGCCTGAGCGAGGAGACCGCCCTTGCCCTCGTGGTGCAGACCTTCGCCGGTGCGGCCCAGTTGGCGGCTTCGTCCCGGGAACCCCTCGCCCGGCTGCGCGAGATGGTCACCTCGCCGGGCGGAACCACAGCGGCCGGGTTGAACGTCCTGAACGAACACGGGGTGGAAGCCATCATCGTCGAGGCCATCCAGGCCGCGTGCAGCCGTTCGCGCGAACTGGGAAAGGCCTGA
- a CDS encoding SphA family protein, which yields MTRKMAVLLVVCVLFVLSSAAMAYNQNPNLNYGNTNIIDAMLPPPGVYMSNYMIVYTADEFKDGKGDSFPMNNELDLVVYAPQFIWVSKKELPPGLRWGAQALWPMFGFDVHSDLGIDSGGGILGDPCVGPFIGSAIPLGTDFVFHWFFEFDVYFPIGAYDKNKAVNPSANYWTFEPWVTMTLQMPYGFTFSTRQHLTFNTKNDEYVNPGITGDLNDHDLEAGDLWHFNYALMKTVDFISPNLRFGVAGYYGQQFDEDKVDGIELQDSEEKVFAIGPALHYIHKGMIFSLKTYFESEVENRPEGEKIVFRVIIPF from the coding sequence ATGACGAGAAAAATGGCTGTTTTGCTGGTGGTTTGTGTCCTTTTCGTGCTTTCTTCGGCGGCCATGGCTTATAACCAGAATCCGAACTTGAACTACGGCAACACCAACATCATCGACGCAATGCTCCCGCCGCCCGGGGTTTACATGAGCAACTACATGATCGTGTACACTGCTGACGAGTTCAAGGACGGCAAGGGCGACAGTTTTCCGATGAACAACGAGTTGGATCTGGTCGTATATGCCCCGCAGTTCATCTGGGTCTCGAAAAAGGAACTGCCGCCTGGCCTCAGATGGGGGGCGCAGGCGCTGTGGCCTATGTTCGGGTTCGATGTCCATTCGGATCTGGGCATCGATTCGGGCGGCGGCATTCTCGGGGACCCATGCGTCGGCCCGTTTATCGGGAGTGCGATTCCGCTGGGGACTGACTTCGTTTTCCATTGGTTTTTCGAGTTTGACGTTTATTTTCCGATCGGTGCATACGACAAGAACAAGGCGGTCAACCCCAGTGCAAACTACTGGACTTTTGAACCGTGGGTTACGATGACGCTTCAGATGCCATACGGCTTCACATTCAGCACCCGGCAGCATCTGACATTCAACACCAAAAACGACGAGTATGTAAATCCAGGTATAACCGGTGATTTAAACGATCACGACCTTGAAGCGGGAGACCTCTGGCACTTCAACTATGCGCTGATGAAAACGGTGGATTTCATCAGCCCCAATCTGCGTTTCGGGGTGGCCGGGTATTACGGTCAGCAGTTCGACGAAGACAAAGTCGATGGAATCGAACTGCAGGACTCCGAGGAGAAGGTCTTTGCCATCGGCCCCGCGCTGCACTATATTCACAAAGGCATGATTTTCAGCCTGAAGACTTACTTTGAAAGCGAAGTCGAAAACCGGCCGGAAGGCGAAAAAATCGTCTTCCGTGTGATCATTCCTTTTTAG
- a CDS encoding SH3 domain-containing protein, whose protein sequence is MAGFFAACAKPEGLHPAADYPLPGVERTMKTAGFWIARHPSPDAVILTPPEIEAFNRRIRSELKGAEDLTSFPDPYPGSRLRKTLQTALRKHQIRIFYLPDGSAAPPGFFESIEKAMNLEELPERVTPRYGVTAKLVDQRVLPTHTGLFRSPGGRMFDRLQNSALDLGTPLIVLHESRCGGWLYAVSELCAGWVEASGIALCTPLEWESFLRPEAVVIACRAKVDVFLDRSGTAFYEHLRMGARLPATGADPDMASVLLPIRRPSGRLQALAGFVPSSAVHPGPLPFTARRVIQQAFEMLYEPYGWGGLDGEQDCSRFIQQIFATVGVHLPRNSADQARVGEPLEGFDAPLPASEKEQLIAAGAVGGAALLYMRGHIMLYLGSVDGRAYAIHNVWAYREPDATRDPIRIIGRVAVTDLRLGEGPGAGSWLDRLRAVRIVAPVAGAAIEDRPFNRPRVF, encoded by the coding sequence ATGGCGGGTTTCTTCGCCGCCTGCGCGAAGCCGGAAGGGCTGCACCCGGCGGCAGACTACCCCCTGCCCGGCGTCGAGCGCACCATGAAGACAGCGGGGTTCTGGATTGCACGGCATCCCTCTCCGGATGCCGTTATCCTGACGCCCCCCGAGATCGAGGCCTTCAACCGGCGCATACGCAGCGAGTTGAAGGGGGCGGAAGACCTGACATCGTTTCCCGATCCCTACCCCGGATCGCGTCTTCGAAAGACTCTCCAAACCGCGCTTCGCAAACACCAGATCAGGATCTTTTACCTCCCGGACGGGTCCGCAGCGCCGCCCGGGTTTTTCGAGTCGATCGAGAAGGCCATGAACCTGGAGGAACTCCCCGAGCGGGTGACGCCCCGCTATGGTGTAACGGCAAAATTGGTTGATCAGAGGGTTCTGCCCACGCACACGGGCCTTTTTCGCTCGCCGGGGGGGCGGATGTTCGACCGGCTGCAAAACAGCGCCCTCGACCTCGGAACCCCGCTGATCGTGCTGCACGAAAGCCGTTGCGGCGGCTGGCTCTATGCGGTCTCCGAGCTTTGCGCGGGCTGGGTGGAAGCCTCTGGAATCGCCTTGTGCACCCCCCTGGAATGGGAGTCCTTCCTACGCCCGGAAGCCGTGGTGATCGCATGCCGCGCGAAGGTCGATGTTTTTCTCGACCGGTCAGGAACGGCCTTCTACGAACACCTGCGGATGGGAGCAAGGCTGCCGGCGACCGGGGCGGACCCGGACATGGCCTCGGTCCTTCTGCCGATCCGGCGCCCGTCAGGCCGCCTGCAGGCCCTGGCGGGGTTCGTGCCCTCGAGTGCGGTGCATCCGGGCCCCCTTCCTTTCACCGCTCGCCGTGTCATCCAGCAGGCCTTCGAGATGCTGTACGAACCTTACGGCTGGGGCGGGCTCGACGGAGAGCAGGATTGTTCACGGTTCATCCAACAGATTTTCGCCACGGTAGGGGTCCATCTGCCGCGCAACTCAGCCGATCAAGCCCGGGTGGGCGAACCTCTGGAGGGGTTCGACGCGCCGCTCCCGGCCTCCGAAAAGGAGCAGTTGATCGCCGCAGGCGCCGTCGGCGGCGCCGCCCTCCTCTACATGCGCGGCCACATCATGCTCTACCTCGGGAGCGTCGACGGGCGCGCGTATGCAATCCACAACGTTTGGGCCTACCGCGAGCCCGACGCGACCCGCGACCCGATCCGCATCATTGGACGGGTGGCGGTCACAGACCTTCGCCTCGGCGAAGGGCCGGGCGCCGGATCCTGGCTCGATCGCCTGCGGGCGGTCCGGATTGTAGCCCCGGTTGCCGGGGCAGCGATAGAAGATCGGCCGTTCAACCGTCCTCGAGTTTTTTGA
- a CDS encoding formate--tetrahydrofolate ligase — MAYDAVNMADWQISEAAEKNMPTPEEWQEKLGLQKDEMLPMGRLAKLDFLKVIDRLKDKPDGKYIEVTAITPTPLGEGKSTTSCGLMEGLGKRGVNVGGALRQPSGGPTMNVKGTAAGGGNSLLIPMTEFSLGLTGDINDIMNAHNLAMVAMTARMQHERNYNDEQLKRLTGMRRLDIDPTRVEMGWIMDFCAQSLRNIVIGLGGRQDGYTMQSKFGIAVGSECMAILAVIRDLADLKERLNNITVAFDKSGKPVTTGDLEVGNAMTAFMRNTINPTLMCTAEYNPCMVHAGPFANIAVGQSSIIADRVGLKLFDYHVTESGFAADIGFEKFWNVKCRFSGLKPHVSVLTTTIRALKMHGGGPRVVPGIALPEEYTKENLELVEKGCENMIHMIGVIRKSGINPVVCINRFYTDTDAECALVRKAAEAAGARCAESKHWEKGGEGALEFADAVIDACNEENEFKFLYPTEMKLRDRVNLIAREVYGADGVSWAPEAEAKAKMLESDPKYADFATMMVKTHLSLSHDPTVKGVPKGWSLPIRDVLIYSGAKFLCPCAGTISLMPGTGSNPAFRRIDVDTKTGKVSGLF, encoded by the coding sequence ATGGCTTATGATGCGGTAAACATGGCTGACTGGCAGATTTCCGAAGCCGCGGAAAAGAACATGCCGACTCCCGAGGAGTGGCAGGAAAAACTGGGCTTGCAGAAGGATGAGATGCTTCCCATGGGAAGGCTCGCCAAGCTGGACTTCCTGAAAGTCATCGACAGGCTGAAGGACAAGCCCGATGGAAAGTACATCGAAGTGACGGCCATCACCCCGACGCCGCTGGGTGAAGGCAAGAGCACCACCTCGTGCGGGTTGATGGAAGGCCTCGGCAAGAGGGGTGTGAATGTCGGTGGCGCCCTCAGACAGCCCTCCGGCGGCCCCACCATGAACGTCAAAGGCACGGCGGCAGGCGGCGGCAATTCCCTCCTGATCCCCATGACCGAGTTTTCGCTGGGTTTGACGGGTGACATCAACGACATCATGAACGCCCACAACCTGGCGATGGTGGCCATGACCGCCCGTATGCAGCACGAGCGGAACTACAACGACGAGCAGTTGAAGCGGCTGACCGGGATGCGCCGCCTGGACATCGACCCCACCCGCGTCGAAATGGGCTGGATCATGGACTTCTGCGCCCAGTCGCTCAGGAACATCGTGATCGGCCTTGGCGGGCGTCAGGACGGTTATACCATGCAGTCGAAGTTCGGCATCGCCGTCGGCTCCGAGTGTATGGCGATCCTGGCCGTCATCCGCGATCTGGCCGATCTGAAAGAGCGTTTGAACAACATCACCGTGGCCTTCGACAAGAGCGGCAAGCCGGTGACCACCGGCGACCTCGAAGTCGGCAATGCCATGACGGCCTTCATGCGCAACACCATCAATCCGACCCTGATGTGCACCGCCGAGTACAACCCCTGCATGGTGCATGCCGGCCCCTTCGCCAACATCGCCGTCGGGCAGTCCTCCATCATCGCCGACCGCGTCGGCCTCAAACTCTTCGATTACCATGTGACCGAGAGCGGGTTCGCGGCCGATATCGGATTCGAGAAATTCTGGAACGTCAAGTGCCGTTTCAGCGGCCTGAAGCCGCACGTTTCGGTTCTGACCACCACCATCCGCGCCCTCAAGATGCACGGCGGCGGCCCCAGGGTCGTCCCCGGCATCGCCCTGCCCGAAGAGTACACCAAGGAGAACCTCGAACTGGTCGAGAAGGGCTGCGAGAATATGATCCACATGATCGGCGTGATCCGGAAGTCCGGCATCAACCCGGTCGTCTGCATCAACCGGTTCTATACGGATACGGACGCTGAGTGCGCCCTGGTCCGGAAGGCCGCAGAGGCGGCCGGCGCCCGCTGCGCCGAGTCCAAGCACTGGGAAAAGGGCGGCGAAGGCGCGCTGGAGTTTGCCGATGCCGTCATCGACGCCTGCAACGAAGAGAACGAGTTCAAGTTCCTGTATCCGACCGAGATGAAGCTGCGCGACCGCGTCAACCTGATCGCCAGGGAAGTCTACGGCGCCGACGGTGTTTCCTGGGCCCCCGAGGCCGAGGCCAAGGCCAAGATGCTCGAGAGCGATCCGAAGTATGCGGATTTCGCCACCATGATGGTCAAGACCCACTTGAGCCTGAGCCACGATCCGACGGTCAAGGGTGTGCCGAAGGGCTGGTCCCTCCCGATCCGCGACGTCCTCATCTACTCGGGCGCCAAGTTCCTCTGCCCCTGCGCCGGCACCATCAGCCTGATGCCTGGCACGGGTTCGAACCCGGCCTTCCGCCGCATCGACGTCGACACGAAGACCGGGAAGGTCTCCGGCCTGTTCTAA